One stretch of Streptomyces sp. 135 DNA includes these proteins:
- a CDS encoding TetR/AcrR family transcriptional regulator, whose amino-acid sequence MASTTSRPGRVAKLPPRERILDAAEELFQSEGIRRVGVQAIAEKAETTKMAIYRHFETKDALVAEWLRILAADYQAAFDRVEADHPGRPREQILGLARFIAEGLPTISHRGCPFINSLAELPDRSHPARQVIEKHKAEQTRRLVGMCAEAGLPDPEQATAEITFVLEGAQVSTQNGSIDQVPDRLMRIVAGILDRRRPAPDAPVT is encoded by the coding sequence ATGGCATCGACCACCAGCAGGCCGGGCAGGGTGGCGAAACTGCCGCCTCGTGAGCGCATCCTCGACGCGGCGGAAGAGCTCTTCCAGAGCGAGGGCATCCGGCGGGTGGGCGTCCAGGCGATCGCCGAGAAGGCCGAGACCACCAAGATGGCGATCTACCGGCACTTCGAGACCAAGGACGCGCTGGTCGCGGAGTGGTTGCGGATCCTCGCCGCCGATTACCAGGCCGCCTTCGACCGGGTCGAGGCCGACCATCCCGGCCGGCCCAGGGAACAGATCCTCGGCCTGGCCCGCTTCATCGCCGAGGGACTGCCGACCATCTCGCACCGGGGCTGTCCGTTCATCAACTCCCTCGCCGAACTGCCCGACCGCTCCCATCCCGCACGGCAAGTGATCGAGAAGCACAAGGCCGAGCAGACCCGCAGACTCGTGGGCATGTGCGCCGAGGCAGGCCTGCCCGATCCCGAACAGGCCACGGCCGAGATCACCTTCGTACTCGAAGGCGCGCAGGTCAGCACGCAGAACGGAAGCATCGATCAGGTGCCGGATCGGCTGATGAGAATCGTCGCGGGGATCCTGGACCGGCGCCGCCCGGCCCCCGACGCGCCGGTCACCTGA
- a CDS encoding class I SAM-dependent methyltransferase: MPILPQGQPDGSGPEPHHHRRTAESFGVDAERYDRARPPYPQALVDAIVAASPGRRVLDVGAGTGIEARQFQAVGCTVLGVEPDERMAAFARRSRVEVEVARFEDWQPAGRQFDAVIAGTAWHWVDPVAGAAKTAQVLRPGGRLAPFHHVPQLPAEVIDALAEALQRVAPDSPFNPGLLRGSAVDAYQPLFAKIADGIRRTGDFSEPEQWRFAWERTYSREEWLDQLPTFGGLTQLPPDKMAEVLDSAGAAIDKLGGHVTMSYTSVVITSTRSSHTIAEDQPSARR; encoded by the coding sequence ATGCCCATTTTACCGCAGGGCCAGCCGGACGGGTCCGGACCCGAGCCCCACCACCACCGGCGGACAGCCGAGTCGTTCGGAGTGGACGCCGAACGCTACGACCGCGCCCGACCGCCGTATCCCCAGGCCCTGGTGGACGCAATCGTCGCGGCAAGCCCCGGTCGACGTGTCCTCGATGTCGGAGCCGGGACCGGCATCGAGGCCCGGCAATTCCAGGCGGTCGGCTGCACGGTGCTCGGTGTCGAGCCCGACGAGCGGATGGCCGCCTTCGCGCGACGCAGCCGGGTCGAGGTCGAGGTCGCCAGGTTCGAGGACTGGCAGCCGGCCGGACGGCAGTTCGACGCGGTCATCGCCGGCACCGCCTGGCACTGGGTGGACCCCGTCGCCGGCGCGGCCAAGACGGCCCAGGTGCTCCGGCCCGGCGGCCGACTCGCCCCCTTCCACCACGTCCCTCAACTCCCGGCCGAGGTGATCGACGCCCTCGCCGAAGCGCTCCAACGGGTCGCCCCCGATTCCCCGTTCAACCCCGGCCTGCTGAGAGGCTCGGCCGTGGACGCGTACCAGCCGTTGTTCGCGAAAATCGCCGACGGGATCCGCCGGACCGGCGACTTCAGCGAGCCCGAACAGTGGCGCTTCGCCTGGGAGCGCACCTACTCCCGGGAAGAGTGGCTCGACCAGCTCCCCACCTTCGGCGGCCTCACCCAACTCCCCCCAGACAAAATGGCCGAGGTCCTGGACAGCGCAGGGGCCGCGATCGACAAGCTCGGCGGCCACGTCACCATGTCCTACACATCCGTCGTGATCACCTCGACCCGCTCCAGCCACACGATCGCTGAAGATCAGCCCTCGGCCCGCCGCTAA
- a CDS encoding carboxylesterase family protein, whose amino-acid sequence MAAHLTSPASRGLFHRAVMASGEAVMDMPAGAMGPGVPGYPWYVWRTGREMEGVTTEMTSSLGCRDRRPQRTLACLRALPVKTILKVPYIMNAFQAFGYGNATLPELPPTALRAGRFHRVPVLSGATRDEHRTFVGMTYDAVGREFTEADYARALHTAFGKRPAKRVRAEYPTSAYPSPALARATVITDRMWARGTHDQHEALARHAPVYAYEFADRDAPMFLPLPGDFDFGAFHAGDIPYLFEDETAERKFTPAQRLLSATMSGYWAAFARTGTPRGAGLPAWPPYRPGHVGRPYTQSLAPHRIGPVDYYREHNLGFWNRER is encoded by the coding sequence GTGGCCGCACACCTGACGTCACCCGCTTCCCGGGGGCTGTTCCACCGTGCCGTCATGGCGAGCGGCGAGGCCGTGATGGACATGCCGGCCGGCGCGATGGGGCCCGGCGTGCCGGGATATCCCTGGTACGTATGGCGGACGGGGCGGGAGATGGAGGGCGTCACCACCGAGATGACCTCGTCCCTGGGCTGCCGGGACCGCCGCCCGCAGCGCACGCTCGCCTGCCTGCGCGCCCTGCCCGTGAAGACGATCCTCAAGGTGCCGTACATCATGAACGCCTTCCAGGCCTTCGGATACGGCAACGCCACCCTGCCCGAGCTGCCGCCGACGGCCCTGCGCGCCGGCCGATTCCACCGCGTGCCCGTCCTGTCCGGCGCGACCCGCGACGAACACCGCACGTTCGTCGGGATGACGTACGACGCGGTGGGCAGAGAGTTCACCGAGGCCGACTACGCGCGGGCGCTGCACACGGCGTTCGGCAAGCGGCCGGCGAAGCGGGTGCGCGCCGAGTACCCCACGTCCGCGTACCCGTCTCCCGCGCTGGCGCGGGCCACCGTCATCACCGACCGCATGTGGGCGCGTGGCACGCACGACCAGCACGAGGCGCTGGCGCGACATGCCCCCGTATACGCCTACGAGTTCGCCGACCGAGACGCACCGATGTTCCTTCCGCTGCCCGGCGACTTCGACTTCGGTGCCTTCCACGCGGGCGACATCCCGTACCTGTTCGAGGACGAGACGGCGGAGCGGAAGTTCACCCCGGCGCAACGCCTCCTGTCGGCCACGATGAGCGGCTACTGGGCCGCCTTCGCCCGCACCGGCACACCGCGCGGCGCCGGTCTGCCCGCCTGGCCGCCTTACCGGCCGGGCCACGTGGGACGGCCGTACACGCAGTCACTGGCACCGCACCGGATCGGTCCCGTCGACTACTACCGCGAACACAACCTCGGGTTCTGGAACCGCGAGCGCTGA
- a CDS encoding amidase yields the protein MRITEYVSFDAVGLAELVARGEVTPAELEAAAREAARAVNPQINAIVETWPADDEPIPGSSPLAGVPFLIKDIGVSMAGRRMELGSRLAAGNVVAADSSLMLRFRRAGLVTFGRTSTPEMAYSNTTEPVLYGATRNPWDPARSAGGSSGGAGAAVAAGVVPIAHATDAAGSIRIPAACNGLFGLKPTRGRVSAGPSFDEVFNGLAVQGSVSRTVRDSAALLDQVRGPEPGDPYFAQEPSRPYAEEVTRPPGTLRIGVLRQAWGGHRTTAPVADALSRTVRLLESLGHQVEEVKADLGVDWEEFVLASAHQWTANLTASIDELAAAFGRPIDDSTLEPPILASYHYGQRVSGAQFVTALAVRNRVARSLARYFAAHDMLLTPTLPELPVPLGTHAEGAETLDGLGWLRRLFDLSPFTVAFNVAGTPAMSVPVTADAETGLPVGMQFAAGYGLESRLFRLAGQLEQAGPWSDRTPKVWAGNHTGP from the coding sequence GTGAGAATCACCGAGTACGTGAGCTTCGACGCGGTCGGACTCGCCGAGCTGGTGGCCCGGGGCGAAGTGACCCCCGCCGAACTGGAGGCCGCCGCACGCGAGGCCGCGCGGGCGGTCAACCCGCAGATCAACGCCATCGTCGAGACCTGGCCGGCCGACGACGAACCCATACCCGGCAGCTCACCGCTGGCCGGGGTCCCTTTCCTGATCAAGGACATCGGGGTCTCCATGGCCGGGAGGCGGATGGAGCTGGGCAGCCGTCTCGCGGCAGGCAACGTCGTCGCCGCCGACTCCTCCCTGATGCTGCGCTTCCGCCGCGCAGGCCTCGTGACGTTCGGACGTACGTCGACACCGGAGATGGCCTACAGCAACACGACGGAACCCGTGCTGTACGGCGCGACCCGCAACCCGTGGGACCCGGCGCGCAGCGCGGGCGGATCCAGCGGGGGCGCGGGCGCGGCCGTCGCCGCCGGGGTGGTGCCGATCGCACACGCCACCGACGCCGCTGGCTCGATCCGCATCCCCGCGGCCTGCAATGGCCTCTTCGGGTTGAAGCCGACCCGTGGCCGGGTCTCCGCGGGCCCCTCCTTCGACGAGGTCTTCAACGGTCTCGCCGTGCAGGGCAGCGTCAGCCGGACGGTACGCGACAGCGCGGCACTGCTCGACCAGGTCCGCGGCCCGGAACCGGGCGACCCCTACTTCGCACAGGAGCCGTCCCGGCCGTACGCGGAGGAAGTCACCCGCCCTCCGGGCACGCTGCGGATCGGTGTCCTTCGCCAGGCATGGGGTGGACACCGCACCACCGCGCCCGTGGCCGACGCCCTCTCCCGCACCGTGCGCCTGCTCGAATCCCTCGGCCATCAGGTGGAGGAGGTCAAGGCCGACCTCGGCGTCGACTGGGAGGAGTTCGTCCTGGCGAGCGCCCACCAGTGGACGGCGAATCTCACGGCTTCGATCGACGAACTGGCTGCCGCCTTCGGCCGGCCCATCGACGACTCGACCCTTGAGCCGCCCATTCTCGCCAGCTACCACTACGGGCAGCGGGTGAGCGGCGCCCAGTTCGTCACCGCGCTCGCCGTCCGGAACCGGGTGGCTCGCAGCCTGGCACGGTACTTCGCCGCTCACGACATGCTGCTCACGCCGACCCTGCCGGAACTCCCCGTGCCCCTGGGCACTCATGCCGAGGGCGCGGAGACTCTGGACGGCCTTGGCTGGCTTCGTCGTCTCTTCGACCTCTCGCCGTTCACCGTGGCGTTCAATGTGGCGGGCACGCCCGCGATGTCGGTGCCCGTGACGGCCGACGCCGAGACAGGGCTGCCGGTCGGCATGCAGTTCGCCGCCGGTTACGGACTCGAAAGCCGCCTCTTCCGTCTCGCCGGCCAACTCGAACAGGCCGGCCCGTGGTCGGACCGGACCCCCAAGGTCTGGGCAGGGAACCACACGGGCCCCTGA
- a CDS encoding TetR family transcriptional regulator: MPSGVHIHNVRGQLFAAAERVLLRDGPGALTSRAVTEEANCAKGVLHRHFTDFDAFLAELVLDRVRGIEERTTTLRAAAGTGSVVDNLADALEDLFEPVTVAIVALITFRDGLRARLREAGLTGIPLAVQGAAMIAAYLTAERESGRLAGDADIDTLAPTLVGAGHLLFADRASAPPQIAAVRKMVTTVIAGALRPAQS, translated from the coding sequence ATGCCGTCAGGGGTGCACATCCACAACGTGCGCGGCCAGTTGTTCGCAGCCGCCGAGCGCGTCCTGCTTCGGGACGGGCCCGGCGCGTTGACCAGCCGGGCGGTCACGGAGGAGGCGAACTGCGCCAAGGGTGTGCTGCACCGGCACTTCACCGACTTCGACGCCTTCCTGGCGGAGCTGGTCCTCGACCGCGTCCGCGGCATCGAGGAGCGGACCACGACGCTGCGTGCGGCCGCCGGCACCGGCAGCGTGGTGGACAACCTCGCCGACGCGCTTGAGGACCTGTTCGAGCCGGTCACGGTGGCAATCGTCGCGCTCATCACCTTCCGTGACGGCCTCCGCGCCCGGCTGCGCGAGGCCGGTCTGACCGGCATCCCGCTGGCCGTGCAAGGCGCCGCCATGATCGCCGCCTATCTCACTGCCGAGCGGGAGTCGGGGCGCCTGGCCGGTGACGCCGACATCGACACGCTCGCCCCCACTCTCGTCGGGGCCGGGCACCTGCTGTTCGCCGACCGGGCGAGCGCCCCGCCGCAGATCGCCGCCGTCCGAAAGATGGTGACCACCGTCATCGCCGGCGCCTTGCGACCAGCTCAGTCGTAG
- a CDS encoding AAA family ATPase, with the protein MTVPPSEDGAGQPLLGRDDFLRSVREQLERARGGHGGLLLITGEAGIGKTTLTGCAVREAGRMGMAVLRGSCWGADGTPGYWPWTQVIRSLRRSLGAQAWEAASEAAGVVWQVLPGGGGTAEEAGQFELFDAVTTMLVTAAQHQPVLVVLEDVHWADTASVALLEFAAQHMSLERVLIVATYRPVEVERPDHPLRDRLRSLETRATKLTLTGLGASHVAELMRRTVGCAPDGRLVGEVLRRTGGNPFFVQETARLWAGGHEVSGMSPGLHASLQQRLRLLDDAVAECLGAASVLGRRFRTDTLASVMAASPEEVRRWLAQAADAQLVARERSGEALFKHDLVRETLYGGLDAPRVRRLHAAAVRALRSTAVAQDATLPVELARHARRAFEELDRDEAVDLLLSAARHAESRMAHEEAAGHYERALDRLGEEVPARRVLLALHFGTALQMFGEHERSWRVFADAAASARSLGDPLLMGRTALTLYGADGRGDTALLKPRALRWAYEQQGAAASDDSTPRSPTPTPRTSLASASTPASTSAAEPTLSQSSMARRVAAAVVAGAHAAGDDDTLHIGLWARLQSEWGPRAAGDRRALAGELVAVSRRRGDLWTEHVAMSMRWVAALEAGDPRFMDDFHAMVALGAADGSARLRLHTVIDRSIVHALTGRLTEATELLDASESMNTPGANYYRYFASHHRWSLLVLRDRFTEARQLLDTLRAQQHPYVDLVEALTDVEAGEGHGVPVPRPGAGAGGDTVLHRSVTPLWLCHQAQAAAASGDPAWCDDVRAALAPYAGQWLVSLFGWDISGPAALWMGVLDAAQQRWDSAVRHLTEARESADRLHALPWSLRARLELAAALTAQGAHDEGHVATLLSEAASQARELGMTHLLARVEHVDTHGHGAGPGQDGSTPAYEFRRNGEVWRLTYGGRTVHMPDAKGLRDLHCLLSLPGQDIAAVRLLNPDDDTVTTVQGMGADEVLDDEARSRYRRHLERLEAEIDRAVEQGDDRRAAAYDQERADLLEELRRYAGLGGRARRLGDSRERARKNVTARIRDTLRKLDQRHPELAAHLRRAVSTGTMCRYTPEQDLRWRL; encoded by the coding sequence GTGACCGTGCCGCCGTCCGAGGACGGTGCCGGGCAGCCGCTGCTCGGGCGGGACGACTTTCTGCGCTCGGTGCGCGAACAGTTGGAACGGGCCCGCGGGGGTCACGGCGGTCTGCTGCTGATCACCGGCGAGGCGGGCATCGGCAAGACGACCCTCACCGGTTGCGCGGTCCGCGAGGCGGGGCGGATGGGCATGGCCGTGCTGCGCGGGTCGTGCTGGGGCGCCGACGGCACCCCCGGGTACTGGCCGTGGACACAGGTCATACGGAGTCTGCGCAGGTCCTTGGGGGCGCAGGCGTGGGAGGCCGCGTCGGAGGCCGCCGGTGTGGTGTGGCAGGTGCTCCCTGGCGGTGGCGGCACGGCGGAGGAAGCGGGGCAGTTCGAGCTGTTCGACGCGGTCACGACCATGCTGGTCACCGCCGCGCAGCACCAGCCGGTGCTGGTCGTACTGGAAGACGTGCACTGGGCCGACACGGCGTCGGTCGCCCTCCTGGAGTTCGCGGCCCAGCACATGTCGTTGGAGCGGGTGCTGATCGTGGCGACGTACAGGCCCGTGGAGGTCGAACGGCCCGACCATCCGCTGCGCGACCGGCTCCGATCACTGGAGACCCGGGCCACGAAGCTCACTCTGACGGGACTCGGGGCCTCCCACGTCGCCGAACTGATGCGCCGTACGGTGGGGTGCGCGCCGGACGGCAGACTCGTGGGCGAGGTGCTGCGGCGGACGGGCGGCAATCCCTTCTTCGTCCAGGAGACGGCGCGCCTGTGGGCGGGCGGTCATGAAGTGAGCGGGATGTCGCCGGGCCTGCACGCCTCCCTCCAGCAGCGGTTGCGCCTGCTGGACGACGCCGTGGCGGAGTGCCTGGGTGCCGCGTCCGTGCTGGGGCGGCGGTTCCGCACCGACACGTTGGCGAGCGTGATGGCCGCATCGCCCGAAGAGGTGCGCCGGTGGCTGGCCCAGGCCGCGGACGCCCAGCTGGTGGCGCGCGAACGCTCCGGGGAGGCGCTCTTCAAGCATGACCTCGTGCGCGAGACGCTGTACGGCGGTCTGGACGCGCCGCGCGTACGCCGACTGCACGCGGCCGCCGTACGGGCGCTGCGGAGCACGGCGGTTGCGCAGGACGCGACGCTTCCGGTGGAGCTGGCCCGCCACGCCCGTCGCGCGTTCGAGGAGCTGGACCGCGACGAGGCCGTGGACCTGCTGCTCTCGGCGGCGCGTCACGCGGAGAGCCGAATGGCGCATGAGGAAGCTGCGGGTCACTACGAGCGCGCCTTGGACCGCCTCGGTGAAGAGGTCCCCGCGCGGCGGGTGCTGCTGGCCCTCCACTTCGGGACGGCGCTCCAGATGTTCGGTGAACACGAGCGTTCCTGGCGGGTGTTCGCCGACGCGGCCGCTTCGGCGAGGAGCCTCGGGGACCCGCTGCTGATGGGGCGGACCGCGCTGACCCTGTACGGCGCCGACGGACGAGGCGACACCGCGCTGCTGAAGCCGCGCGCCCTGCGCTGGGCGTACGAACAACAGGGCGCCGCCGCTTCCGACGATTCGACGCCACGATCGCCGACACCCACACCGCGTACGTCACTTGCATCGGCATCGACACCGGCGTCGACATCGGCAGCCGAACCGACGCTGTCACAGTCCTCCATGGCCCGGCGGGTGGCGGCCGCGGTGGTCGCCGGGGCCCACGCGGCGGGCGATGACGACACGTTGCACATCGGACTGTGGGCGCGGCTCCAGTCGGAGTGGGGGCCGCGGGCGGCAGGCGACCGGCGGGCGCTGGCGGGAGAACTCGTCGCGGTCTCCCGGCGGCGCGGCGACCTGTGGACGGAGCACGTGGCGATGTCGATGCGCTGGGTCGCCGCACTCGAAGCGGGCGACCCGCGGTTCATGGACGACTTCCACGCCATGGTGGCCCTGGGAGCCGCCGACGGCTCGGCCCGCCTGCGGCTGCACACCGTGATCGACCGCAGCATCGTCCACGCCCTGACCGGCAGGCTCACCGAGGCGACGGAGCTGCTCGACGCCTCGGAGTCCATGAACACCCCCGGCGCCAACTACTACCGGTACTTCGCCTCCCACCACCGCTGGAGCCTGCTCGTCCTGCGGGACAGGTTCACCGAGGCGAGGCAGCTGCTGGATACGCTGCGCGCCCAGCAGCACCCGTACGTCGACCTCGTCGAGGCCCTCACCGATGTGGAAGCCGGCGAAGGCCACGGAGTGCCCGTGCCCCGGCCGGGCGCGGGCGCCGGCGGTGACACGGTGCTCCACCGCAGCGTCACCCCGCTGTGGCTGTGCCACCAGGCCCAGGCGGCCGCCGCTTCGGGCGACCCCGCGTGGTGCGACGACGTGCGTGCCGCGCTGGCCCCGTACGCCGGCCAGTGGCTGGTCTCCCTCTTCGGGTGGGACATCAGCGGCCCGGCGGCGCTCTGGATGGGCGTCCTCGACGCCGCGCAGCAGCGGTGGGACTCCGCGGTGCGCCACCTCACCGAGGCCCGCGAGTCGGCCGACCGACTGCACGCGCTGCCGTGGTCGCTGCGGGCCCGTCTCGAACTGGCGGCCGCCCTCACGGCGCAGGGCGCTCACGACGAGGGCCACGTGGCCACGCTGCTCAGCGAGGCGGCGTCGCAGGCGCGCGAACTCGGCATGACGCATCTGCTCGCCCGGGTCGAGCACGTGGACACGCACGGCCACGGCGCAGGGCCCGGCCAGGACGGTTCGACCCCCGCGTACGAGTTCCGCCGCAACGGCGAGGTGTGGCGGCTGACGTACGGGGGTCGCACCGTGCACATGCCCGACGCGAAAGGTCTGCGTGACCTGCACTGCCTGCTGAGCCTGCCCGGCCAGGACATCGCGGCCGTGCGCCTCCTGAACCCGGACGACGACACCGTGACCACCGTGCAGGGCATGGGGGCCGACGAGGTGCTGGACGACGAGGCGCGCAGCCGCTACCGACGTCATCTGGAGCGGCTGGAGGCGGAGATCGACCGGGCGGTCGAGCAGGGGGACGACCGGCGCGCGGCCGCTTACGACCAGGAGCGCGCCGACCTGCTGGAGGAGCTGCGCCGTTACGCGGGCCTGGGAGGCCGGGCGCGCCGCCTGGGTGACTCGCGCGAGCGTGCCCGAAAGAATGTCACCGCCCGCATCCGTGACACGTTGCGCAAGCTGGACCAGCGGCACCCCGAGCTGGCGGCCCACCTGCGCCGCGCCGTCTCCACCGGGACGATGTGCCGCTACACCCCCGAGCAGGATCTGCGCTGGCGGCTGTGA
- a CDS encoding AfsR/SARP family transcriptional regulator: MRIDVLGAVRACDDDGGPIALGGPRHREVLARLVAAEGRMVTADTLVADLWPEPPARALGALRTFVAALRRAIEPGRPPRTPPRVLVTEGTGYALRLPRAAVDAHRFQDALAEARRSPPSPESAAALGEALSSWRGPAYADLPDAAWAQRERARLDELRLQAVELRAGLLLDAGQGSGDAGDAGQGSGLVAELGAHVAEHPWREPAWGLLARALYRDGRQADALATLRRARTMLVEQLGLDPGPALQRLETDILNRSATLEATPRAWPGTDVRLGPRTTVELARTLALAGSDALVLSRRNRLAAIEAAERTGDVALTARVIGAYDVPAIWSRADDPGQSRAVVSAAERTLTALGPGGPADLRARLLATVAVESRSADTYGSAAQNARRAARQAEALARELGDPALLAFALNGVFLHSFSRPGLAPERDGIGAELVTLSTRHGLPTFAILGRLVQMQSASARGDLMAAGEHATAAEEIASVHESPLVSVLTLWFRARVTAARSTEEGGPTAAAAAAAYRAADEALKTAGMPGLRHGLLPLALLGLRLLHDRPAPTGPQYDWGPHLPWAAPLVLLAQHRPEEARAALAATPEPPRDHLQEALWCLTAHAATRLGDHDTAARAATALRDARDEDAGGASGLLTLGPVERYLTEAEAAGAV; encoded by the coding sequence ATGCGGATCGATGTACTTGGTGCGGTACGGGCGTGCGACGACGACGGCGGCCCGATCGCCCTGGGCGGCCCCCGGCACCGCGAGGTGCTCGCCCGGCTTGTCGCCGCGGAGGGCAGGATGGTCACCGCGGACACCCTCGTCGCCGACCTGTGGCCCGAGCCCCCGGCCCGCGCCCTCGGCGCACTGCGTACGTTCGTCGCCGCGCTCCGCCGTGCCATCGAACCCGGCAGGCCGCCCCGGACCCCGCCGCGCGTCCTCGTCACGGAAGGCACCGGCTATGCGCTGCGCCTGCCCCGCGCGGCCGTGGACGCCCACCGGTTCCAGGACGCCCTGGCAGAGGCACGCCGTTCTCCCCCTTCTCCCGAGAGTGCGGCCGCCCTCGGTGAGGCACTCTCCTCGTGGCGCGGGCCCGCCTACGCCGATCTACCGGACGCCGCATGGGCCCAGCGGGAGAGGGCCCGGCTCGACGAACTGCGGCTGCAAGCCGTGGAACTCCGCGCCGGCCTCCTCCTTGACGCAGGCCAGGGATCCGGCGACGCAGGCGACGCAGGCCAGGGTTCTGGCCTCGTCGCCGAACTGGGCGCGCACGTCGCCGAGCACCCGTGGCGCGAACCGGCCTGGGGGCTGCTCGCCCGCGCCCTCTACCGCGACGGACGCCAGGCCGACGCGCTGGCCACGCTCCGCCGTGCCCGCACGATGCTCGTGGAACAGCTCGGCCTCGACCCCGGCCCCGCCCTCCAGCGCCTCGAGACGGACATCCTCAACCGGTCCGCGACCCTCGAAGCGACACCTCGCGCCTGGCCGGGCACCGACGTCCGGCTTGGCCCCCGCACGACGGTGGAGCTGGCCCGCACCCTCGCGCTCGCAGGCAGCGACGCCCTCGTCCTGTCCCGGCGCAACCGCCTCGCGGCCATCGAGGCGGCCGAACGCACGGGGGACGTGGCGCTGACCGCCCGCGTCATCGGCGCCTACGACGTGCCCGCGATCTGGAGCCGGGCCGACGACCCCGGGCAGTCCCGCGCCGTCGTGTCGGCCGCCGAGCGCACGCTCACCGCGCTCGGCCCCGGCGGCCCCGCCGACCTGAGGGCCCGGCTCCTCGCCACCGTCGCCGTCGAGAGCCGCAGCGCGGACACATACGGATCCGCCGCACAGAACGCACGCCGGGCCGCGCGTCAGGCCGAAGCCCTGGCACGGGAGCTGGGGGACCCCGCGCTGCTGGCCTTCGCGCTCAACGGCGTGTTCCTGCACTCCTTCTCGCGGCCCGGTCTCGCACCGGAACGGGACGGGATCGGGGCCGAACTCGTCACGCTGTCCACCCGGCACGGCCTGCCGACCTTCGCGATCCTCGGCCGACTCGTACAGATGCAGTCCGCGTCGGCTCGCGGCGACCTCATGGCCGCCGGCGAGCACGCGACCGCCGCGGAGGAGATCGCCTCCGTCCACGAGTCGCCCCTCGTATCCGTCCTCACCCTCTGGTTCCGGGCCCGCGTCACCGCCGCCCGGAGCACCGAAGAGGGCGGACCGACCGCCGCGGCGGCCGCGGCGGCCTACCGCGCCGCCGACGAAGCCCTCAAGACGGCGGGAATGCCGGGGCTGCGGCACGGCCTGCTGCCGCTCGCCCTGCTCGGCCTGCGCCTGCTGCACGACCGGCCCGCCCCCACCGGACCCCAGTACGACTGGGGGCCTCACCTGCCCTGGGCGGCACCGCTCGTACTCCTCGCCCAGCACAGGCCCGAAGAGGCGCGCGCCGCCCTCGCCGCGACGCCCGAGCCGCCGCGCGACCACCTCCAGGAGGCCCTCTGGTGCCTCACCGCCCATGCCGCCACGCGCCTCGGCGACCACGATACCGCCGCGCGTGCCGCGACGGCCCTGCGCGACGCCCGGGACGAGGACGCGGGCGGCGCCAGCGGCCTGCTCACCCTCGGCCCGGTGGAGCGCTATCTCACGGAGGCCGAAGCCGCCGGCGCTGTTTGA
- a CDS encoding alpha/beta hydrolase, translating to MTLGIPGFDHTRLPGADGVELSAAIGGTGSPVVLLHGFPQTHLMWRHVARRLATEHTVICLDLRGYGASDKPAATGPDVYAKRAMAADVVSLAAALGHDRFALVGHDRGALVAFRAGLDHPETVTHLGIMDVVPTLDMWNVLHGVSAAVGYHLFLMAQPPGLPETLITNSADAFFGSFIDAWAGDPAAIPDPVRAAYLRASAAAVPSIVADYRASAGVDIAHDQADLDAGSQLAMPVTVVQQDWGAQLGYDAAQVWKAWAPDLDHRLTSAGHFMAEEAPDEIAAAVRELLAR from the coding sequence ATGACTCTCGGCATTCCCGGCTTCGACCACACCCGGTTGCCCGGCGCGGACGGCGTGGAGCTGTCCGCCGCGATCGGCGGCACCGGCAGCCCGGTCGTCCTGCTGCACGGCTTTCCCCAGACACACCTCATGTGGCGGCACGTCGCGCGACGTCTGGCCACCGAACACACGGTCATCTGCCTTGACCTGCGCGGATACGGTGCGAGCGACAAACCGGCGGCCACGGGTCCCGACGTGTACGCGAAGCGCGCCATGGCCGCCGACGTCGTGTCGCTCGCGGCGGCGCTCGGGCACGACCGCTTCGCTCTCGTCGGCCACGACCGCGGCGCCCTCGTCGCCTTCCGGGCCGGACTCGACCACCCGGAGACCGTCACGCACCTCGGCATCATGGATGTCGTACCGACGCTCGACATGTGGAACGTGCTGCACGGCGTCTCCGCCGCGGTGGGCTACCACCTCTTCCTCATGGCGCAGCCGCCCGGCCTGCCGGAGACCCTGATCACCAACAGCGCGGACGCGTTCTTCGGCTCGTTCATCGATGCCTGGGCGGGCGATCCGGCCGCGATCCCGGACCCGGTGCGCGCCGCGTACCTGCGTGCGAGCGCCGCGGCCGTGCCCTCGATCGTGGCCGACTACCGCGCCTCCGCGGGTGTCGACATCGCGCACGACCAGGCGGACCTCGATGCCGGTTCCCAGTTGGCGATGCCGGTCACGGTCGTCCAACAGGACTGGGGCGCCCAGCTCGGCTACGACGCCGCTCAGGTGTGGAAGGCGTGGGCGCCGGACCTCGACCACCGGCTCACCAGCGCGGGTCACTTCATGGCGGAGGAGGCCCCCGACGAGATCGCGGCAGCGGTCCGGGAACTCCTGGCGCGCTGA